The stretch of DNA CTCAGTGGGCGCTGTGGCCGACAGGGTGGGATCCACCGCTCGGAGCGTGGTCATCTCATCGGTCACTGCTGACCTCCATGGTCTCGCTGCGGTCGACATCGCGGAGTGCAGTCCCGAATCGCTCACGGGCGCGATGCAGGCGGACGCTGGCCGCGTTGGCCGTGCAACCGAGAGCCTCCGCAATTTGTGCAGGTTTGAGGTCCTCCCACGCTGCCAGGCGCAGGATCTCCTGATCCGCGTCCGACAGGCTGGCCAACGCCGCGTGTACCTGCTCGTAACCGTTCGAAGCCGGCTCACCTACCGGCGGTTCGGCCGCGAGTCTGCGATGCAGGCGGAGCCGGCGGTTGCGTGATCGTTGCGAGTTGGCGAGAACGTTCCGGGCAGTCGCGTACAGCCAGGGAAGGGCCTCATCCGGGACGTCGTGCAGCCGCCGCCAGGTGATGGTGAAGACCTCGGCGGCCGCGTCCCGGGCTGCGTCCTGGTCCCGGAGGCGGCGCTGCAGGTACCGGACCACCGCCCAGTAGTGCTGTTCGTACAGGCGCGTGAACCGCTCACGGGCCGCCGTCGATGTCCCCACGGTTACCAATGTCCAGCATCAGGCCGGTTCTTACAGGCGACCACGCGGGTCTGCGCAGTGACCGGCAGCCAACTGGCACGGATGGTGACCGGCTGCGATGCCGGTACGAAAGGGGCCGGCACGGGTTTGAGGAGCCGCACGGGCAGGTCGGCGAGGGCTGGGGCTTGCGGAAGCCGGCCGCGCGCTAGTCCCCTGCCGTCCTGAGCGCAGTCGATGGCGGGCCGAGACCGCCTGTCAGCGGCTCATGGGAGCCGCTCAGTCGCTCCGTTGCTCGGGCGGGGTGCGGTGGGGTGCGCGAGGACGACGCGCCAGCGGCGCCCGCAGCGCGGGGCCCCATCGCGGGCCCCTGGCCCGGCGCGGCGAAGCCGCGCCCTTGATCCCTAAATGGCCTAAATCGGCAACCAGATGGCTAGGTTCGGCCGAGGAGCCGGCCCAGCGACCGAAGGCGCCTGCGTCGGCTGTCACGTCGCTGGTTTGCGCGCTCGATCTTGGCGTCCCGAAGCAACTGCTGATACCTGACTAGCTCGCGCGTGAAGAGATCGACGTACGGCTCTCTAGCGAAGTGCATCTCGGGTGCCCCAGGGATGGTCAGCTGCTCAACCCGTTTGTTGTTCTCGTCCTGCGTTCCGAAATGCCGCCAGGTGACCATGTCAGCAGTGAAGAAAATCTCCGCAGTGATTGCGCCGCATCCCAGGCTTGCGCACTCGGGACAGACGTACAACGAGGTTCGCCCATCTGGGAGGTCTGGCGGTGCCTCACCCAGGAGCCGCGGAATGGCATCGATCGCAAGCTCCGGCCAGTGGTCCTGCAGCGGGCTGACCAAGTCGATGTCGCCAATCTGCTGGGCGATGAGCCCGTAAAGGGGATGGCCGTCGACCGTGTAGTCGAGGTAGTCCACGGGCGTCTGCCTAAGCCCCTCCGGATTCAGGTCGGTGGTGTAACCGGTGAGGTTGGGGAGACGGCGGCTTGCGGGCGCAAGCCCGAGCGTCTGAAGCGCTTCCTTCGCCACGGGTGGCATGTTGCCAGTCCGTCTCCAGAGCCGCCACGGGATTCATTTGCGGACCATTTCGGCGCATCCAGTTAAAGACTTGGCAAAGGTTCCGGCGGCGTGAATTTCGTTGTACTGCAAACAACGGCAACAACCGGACACCCAGAGACACTCACGGACACTTAACGACGGTTCTGCCCCTGCTTTCGGGCACCTAAGGGTCTTCCGTCGGTGTGTCAGCATCGAAGGCATGGACGCGCAACCGCTCGTCGAAACCACATCGGAGACAACCCGTTCGGTCTCCGAGAAGGGTCGTGCGCGGCTGCCTCTGACGCGCGATGTGATCGAGCTGGTCGCGGTCTCGCACGGCGTGTGCATCCACCCGGTCCCGCTGCGCCAGGTGGATGCGGACACCGGCCAGTCCGCCATCGTCGATGTCCCCTGCGGCGCGACCTCGACGAGCAAGTGCCCTCCGTGCGCGGAACGGGCTCGACTGCTTCGGATGCAGCAGTGCCGCCAGGGCTGGCATCTCGACGAGGAGCCGGTCGTCGAGGATGTCGACCCGACCGACGAGCAGGCCGAGCTCGCGACGATGAGGGCGGACCTGCAGGCAGCGCTGGTCAAGGCGGAAGACGCTGGACTGCCGACCGAGCCGATCAGCGCGGCGATCGAGGACGTCGAGGGGCAGCTGGCGGCATCCGGGGTTCGCGGCCAGGCGCTGCCCTCGGACCGGCGTCGTCGCGTTCGCTCCACCAAGCGCCGGCAGGGCGTCCCGGACCTGCCTCGGCGCAAGGTGGCTGCCACGACCGTGGGCCGCACGTTCACCGCCCCGGACGGAAAGGTGTTCCGGCCGTCGATCTTCCTGACGCTGACGTGCCGCTCCTATGGCCGGGTCAACTCCTTGGGCGTGCCCCGAGACCTGGACGCCTATGACTACAAGACCGCGGCACGTGACGCGATCCACTTCCCCAAGCTGGTGGACCGGTTCTGGCAGAACCTGCGCCGGGTCGTCGGCTACGAGGTTCAGTACTTCGCCACCCTCGAGCCCCAGCGCCGCCTCGCCCCGCACCTGCACGCGGCCCTGCGCGGGACGATCTCCCGGCGCGAGCTCAAGATGACCGCTGCGGCGACGTACCACCAGGTCTGGTGGCCCTCGACCGACGAGGTGATCTTTCCCGACCACCGCCTGCCCGTCTGGGACGAGGACGCGGATGCCTACGCCGACCCGGACACCGGCGGAATGCTGCCGACGTGGGACGAGGCGCTCGACGCCCTGGCCGGGGATGAGGACGCCGTGCCGATGCACGTCGTCGAGTTCGGGACCCAGTTGCGGGCTGAGGGCGTGCTCGGTGGCAGCCCTGACGCCGACCGCTGCATCCGCTACCTCGTGAAGTACCTCAACAAGTCGATCGACGTCTGCCACGAGGCCGAGACGGACCGCGAGAAGGAGCACATGCGCCGGCTGTGGGAGGCGCTGCGCTACGAGCCCTGCTCCCCCGCCTGCGCCAACTGGCTGCGCTACGGCGTGCAGCCCAAGGGCGCCAGGGCTGGCCAGCAGCCCGGCTACTGCCGCGGCAAGGCGCACCGTCACGAGACCCTCGGCTTCGGCGGCCGCCGCGTCCTGGTCTCGCGGAAGTGGTCGGGCAAGACCCTCGCCGTGCACCGCGCCGAGCGGCGGGAGTGGGTCCGGGGCCTGCTCGGCCTTGCCGACGACCCCGACCCCAAGCGCTACATCTGGATCCAAGCCTCGCCCAACGACCCGGACGTGAAGTCCAAGGAGGAGCGGCTGATGCTCAGCGTCGCCGACCGCTCTCGTTGGCGAGAGGAGCTGCGCA from Knoellia sp. p5-6-4 encodes:
- a CDS encoding sigma-70 family RNA polymerase sigma factor translates to MGTSTAARERFTRLYEQHYWAVVRYLQRRLRDQDAARDAAAEVFTITWRRLHDVPDEALPWLYATARNVLANSQRSRNRRLRLHRRLAAEPPVGEPASNGYEQVHAALASLSDADQEILRLAAWEDLKPAQIAEALGCTANAASVRLHRARERFGTALRDVDRSETMEVSSDR
- a CDS encoding replication initiator; its protein translation is MDAQPLVETTSETTRSVSEKGRARLPLTRDVIELVAVSHGVCIHPVPLRQVDADTGQSAIVDVPCGATSTSKCPPCAERARLLRMQQCRQGWHLDEEPVVEDVDPTDEQAELATMRADLQAALVKAEDAGLPTEPISAAIEDVEGQLAASGVRGQALPSDRRRRVRSTKRRQGVPDLPRRKVAATTVGRTFTAPDGKVFRPSIFLTLTCRSYGRVNSLGVPRDLDAYDYKTAARDAIHFPKLVDRFWQNLRRVVGYEVQYFATLEPQRRLAPHLHAALRGTISRRELKMTAAATYHQVWWPSTDEVIFPDHRLPVWDEDADAYADPDTGGMLPTWDEALDALAGDEDAVPMHVVEFGTQLRAEGVLGGSPDADRCIRYLVKYLNKSIDVCHEAETDREKEHMRRLWEALRYEPCSPACANWLRYGVQPKGARAGQQPGYCRGKAHRHETLGFGGRRVLVSRKWSGKTLAVHRAERREWVRGLLGLADDPDPKRYIWIQASPNDPDVKSKEERLMLSVADRSRWREELRKAQEAAHGTTAAATTAPSTTAA